TATCTCAAACTGGAGCTCTTTTGTAAGCTTCTCCAGATCAATTTTGCTAAGCAATTCTCTTATTGCCTCTGCTCCCATCTTTGCTATAAAACTATTCGGGCCATATTCCTTCTGCAATTCAAGATACTTTTCCTCCCTGAGCAGTTCTTTCTCTTTAAGCGGAGTATTCTTGGGGTCTACAACTATATAGGATTCAAAATATACAACCCTTTCGAGCTCTCTTGTCGTAATATCAATCATATTTCCTATGGGGCTGGGGACACTCTTTAAAAACCATATATGGGCTACAGGGGATACCAATTCAATGTGCCCCATACGCTCTCTTCTAACCTTTGATTGTATAACTTCAACACCGCATTTCTCGCACACTACACCGCGATGTTTCATTCTTTTATATTTTCCACATAGACACTCATAGTCCTTTATAGGGCCGAATATCTTGGCATCAAACAATCCATCCCTTTCTGGCTTAAATGTTCTGTAATTTATTGTTTCTGCTTTTTTGACTTCTCCATGCGACCAGCTCTTTATTATGTCGGGCGATGCAATACTTATCCTGATAGCCGCTATATCGCTTGGATTTCTTGGTTTCTCATGCAGAAAAAAAGTATCTTCCATTTTTTGCCTCCTATGATTACTCTAATTGCTCTTTTTCGATTAACTCAATGTTTAGCCCAAGGCTTTTTAACTCTCTGACCATGACATTGAATGATTCGGGTATCCCGGGTTCAAAGTTGTGTCTGCCTTTAACTATTGAATCGAATATTCTTGTTCTTCCAGGGATATCATCCGATTTTACTGTCAGCATTTCCTGAAGCGTGTACGCGGCACCATACGCTTCAAGAGCCCATACTTCCATCTCTCCAAGCCTCTGCCCCCCAAACTGTGCCTTACCCCCAAGAGGCTGCTGCGTTACCAGAGAATATGGTCCCGTTGATCTCGCGTGTATCTTTTCTTCTACGAGATGATGCAACTTCATCATATACATTACACCGACCGTAACCCTGCTTCTGAAAGGTTCTCCTGAT
This region of Deltaproteobacteria bacterium genomic DNA includes:
- a CDS encoding DNA-directed RNA polymerase subunit beta' translates to MEDTFFLHEKPRNPSDIAAIRISIASPDIIKSWSHGEVKKAETINYRTFKPERDGLFDAKIFGPIKDYECLCGKYKRMKHRGVVCEKCGVEVIQSKVRRERMGHIELVSPVAHIWFLKSVPSPIGNMIDITTRELERVVYFESYIVVDPKNTPLKEKELLREEKYLELQKEYGPNSFIAKMGAEAIRELLSKIDLEKLTKELQFEI